A single window of Halobacterium jilantaiense DNA harbors:
- a CDS encoding 30S ribosomal protein S27ae produces the protein MARGDYYNDDGTTEKDMCPRCGDTFLADHGDRQVCGKCGFTEWE, from the coding sequence ATGGCGCGCGGCGACTACTACAACGACGACGGCACCACCGAGAAGGACATGTGCCCGCGCTGCGGCGACACGTTCCTCGCGGACCACGGCGACCGGCAGGTCTGTGGGAAGTGCGGGTTCACCGAGTGGGAGTAG
- a CDS encoding bifunctional N(6)-L-threonylcarbamoyladenine synthase/serine/threonine protein kinase has product MRVVGVEGTAWCASAALYDADADSVVIESDAYQPDSGGIHPREAAEHMRQAIPRVIETILDEADGDVDAVAFSRGPGLGPCLRIVGSAARALAQTLDVPLVGVNHMVAHLEIGRHGSGFDAPVCLNASGANAHVLAYRNGRYRVLGETMDTGVGNAIDKFTRHVGWQHPGGPKVEAHAADGEYTELPYVVKGMDFSFSGIMSAAKQAVDDGVPVDDVCRGLEETVFAMLTEVSERALALTGRDELVLGGGVGQNDRLRSMLAEMCEARGAEFYAPEPRFLRDNAGMIAVLGARMAEAGDTLDVDDSAIDSHFRPDEVPVTWRAPEAPPAREGAVRQGAEATVTIEADRVVKERVPKRYRHERLDDRLRRDRTVLEARLTSEARRQGVPTPLVWDVDVPEATIELQHVGDSDLRDALSEQRVRDVGRHLAAIHRAGFVHGDPTTRNVRVGPQDPPNERTGSKATREQRVGPEDDRTFLIDFGLGYYTDDVEDYAMDCHVFEQSLAGTADDADALVAAFEQSYRTVGDSAVLDQLRAIEGRGRYQDD; this is encoded by the coding sequence ATGCGCGTCGTCGGCGTCGAGGGCACCGCGTGGTGCGCGAGTGCAGCGCTGTACGACGCCGACGCTGATTCTGTCGTCATCGAGTCTGACGCGTACCAGCCGGACAGCGGCGGTATTCACCCGCGTGAGGCCGCCGAGCACATGCGGCAGGCGATTCCCCGAGTAATCGAGACGATTCTCGACGAGGCGGACGGTGACGTGGACGCGGTCGCGTTCTCCCGGGGGCCGGGCCTCGGCCCCTGCCTGCGCATCGTCGGGTCGGCGGCGCGCGCGCTCGCTCAGACGCTGGACGTGCCGCTGGTCGGCGTCAACCACATGGTGGCCCATCTCGAAATCGGGCGTCACGGGTCCGGGTTCGACGCGCCGGTCTGCCTGAACGCGAGCGGCGCGAACGCGCACGTGCTCGCGTACCGGAACGGCCGGTACCGCGTGCTCGGGGAGACGATGGACACCGGCGTCGGCAACGCCATCGACAAGTTCACGCGGCACGTCGGCTGGCAGCACCCCGGCGGCCCGAAGGTCGAGGCCCATGCGGCGGACGGCGAGTACACGGAGCTGCCGTACGTCGTGAAGGGGATGGACTTCTCGTTCTCGGGCATCATGAGCGCCGCCAAGCAGGCCGTCGACGACGGCGTCCCCGTCGACGATGTCTGTCGGGGGCTGGAGGAGACGGTCTTCGCGATGCTCACGGAGGTCTCGGAGCGCGCGCTCGCGCTGACGGGTCGCGACGAACTCGTCCTCGGTGGCGGCGTCGGGCAGAACGACAGGCTCCGGTCGATGCTCGCGGAGATGTGCGAGGCGCGCGGCGCGGAGTTCTACGCGCCCGAACCCCGGTTCCTGCGGGACAACGCCGGAATGATTGCGGTGCTCGGTGCACGGATGGCCGAAGCCGGCGACACCCTCGACGTCGACGACTCCGCTATCGACTCGCACTTCCGGCCGGACGAGGTGCCGGTGACGTGGCGCGCGCCCGAGGCACCGCCGGCCCGCGAGGGGGCGGTCCGGCAGGGCGCGGAAGCCACCGTCACCATCGAGGCCGACCGCGTCGTGAAAGAGCGCGTCCCGAAGCGCTACCGCCACGAGCGACTGGACGACCGCCTGCGGCGGGACCGCACCGTCCTCGAAGCCCGGTTGACGAGCGAGGCGCGGCGGCAGGGCGTCCCGACGCCGCTCGTCTGGGACGTCGACGTTCCCGAGGCGACCATCGAACTCCAGCACGTCGGCGACAGCGACCTCCGGGACGCCCTGAGCGAGCAGCGGGTCCGGGACGTGGGCCGGCACCTCGCTGCGATTCACCGCGCCGGGTTCGTGCACGGCGACCCGACGACGAGAAACGTCCGGGTGGGTCCGCAGGACCCACCGAACGAGCGAACGGGGAGCAAAGCGACCCGTGAGCAACGGGTGGGTCCCGAAGACGACCGCACGTTCCTCATCGACTTCGGGCTCGGCTACTACACGGACGACGTGGAGGACTACGCGATGGACTGCCACGTCTTCGAGCAGAGCCTCGCGGGCACCGCGGACGACGCGGACGCGCTCGTGGCGGCGTTCGAGCAGTCCTACCGGACAGTCGGTGATTCGGCGGTGCTCGACCAACTGCGCGCCATCGAGGGTCGCGGGCGGTACCAGGACGACTGA
- a CDS encoding DUF5808 domain-containing protein produces MAEKPTSGELFGVPYNFERPKLSKMLSSYWQPGEGMLVEKPFGVGYTLNLANWRSWIVLAVAGVLLYQQQGSDEDSDESAVDEAVEVVVDD; encoded by the coding sequence ATGGCCGAGAAACCCACCAGTGGGGAACTGTTCGGGGTGCCGTACAACTTCGAGCGCCCGAAACTCTCGAAGATGCTGTCGTCGTACTGGCAGCCCGGCGAGGGGATGCTCGTCGAGAAGCCGTTCGGCGTCGGCTACACGCTGAACCTCGCGAACTGGCGGTCGTGGATCGTGCTTGCGGTCGCGGGTGTGCTGCTCTACCAGCAGCAGGGGTCCGACGAAGACAGCGACGAGTCGGCGGTCGACGAGGCCGTCGAGGTCGTCGTCGACGACTAA
- the rdgB gene encoding RdgB/HAM1 family non-canonical purine NTP pyrophosphatase, translating into MSTLRFVTTNAGKVREAEEYLAGLRSVEQFDYDYTEVQSDDLATIAAEGAAEAYEASEGDAPVIVDDAGLFVRDLDGFPGPYSAYVEDTLGVERVWELAEDLDDRRAAFRCVVAYTDGETTETFDGAVQGTIVAPRGDGGFGYDPIFEHDGATFAEMETDRKNALSHRGRALAKLADWLADGDT; encoded by the coding sequence ATGAGCACGCTCCGGTTCGTCACGACGAACGCCGGGAAGGTCCGGGAAGCCGAGGAGTACCTCGCGGGCCTGCGCAGCGTCGAACAGTTCGATTACGACTACACGGAAGTCCAGAGCGACGACCTCGCGACCATCGCCGCCGAGGGCGCGGCCGAAGCCTACGAGGCCAGCGAGGGCGACGCGCCCGTCATCGTCGACGACGCGGGGCTCTTCGTCCGGGACCTAGACGGCTTTCCGGGTCCGTACTCAGCGTACGTGGAGGACACGCTCGGCGTCGAGCGCGTCTGGGAGTTGGCCGAGGACCTCGACGACCGCCGGGCCGCGTTCCGCTGTGTCGTCGCGTACACGGACGGCGAGACGACCGAGACGTTCGACGGCGCGGTTCAGGGTACTATCGTGGCACCCCGGGGCGACGGCGGCTTCGGCTACGACCCCATCTTCGAGCACGACGGCGCGACGTTCGCGGAGATGGAGACCGACCGGAAGAACGCGTTGAGCCACCGCGGCCGCGCGCTCGCGAAGCTCGCCGACTGGCTCGCCGACGGCGACACCTGA
- a CDS encoding DUF7384 family protein — MTDAGRSDASGDGPDPAALAADADVLAADLFVDGDARDAMDVVRAHDWVTLVASEPLLNDAEAVVAALADDDLASDWRETIEALATVVDHPDGDHPALSAAVHGSAAHVLSMDGRLQSAATGAMLSKRADVSVKSPAAFARLFDPERLYPTVVGGEYPGPDRDPRE, encoded by the coding sequence ATGACTGACGCAGGACGGAGCGACGCGAGCGGCGACGGCCCCGACCCCGCCGCGCTCGCAGCGGACGCCGACGTGCTCGCCGCAGACCTGTTCGTGGACGGCGACGCCCGAGACGCCATGGACGTGGTGCGCGCCCACGACTGGGTGACACTCGTCGCCAGCGAACCACTGCTCAACGACGCCGAAGCGGTCGTCGCCGCGCTCGCCGACGACGACCTCGCAAGCGACTGGCGCGAGACCATCGAGGCGCTGGCGACGGTCGTGGACCACCCGGACGGCGACCACCCGGCGCTGTCGGCCGCCGTCCACGGCAGCGCCGCCCACGTGCTCTCGATGGACGGACGGCTACAGTCCGCAGCGACGGGCGCTATGCTCTCGAAGAGAGCGGACGTCAGCGTGAAGTCGCCGGCGGCGTTCGCGCGGCTGTTCGACCCCGAGCGACTGTACCCGACTGTCGTCGGCGGCGAGTACCCGGGCCCCGACCGCGACCCCCGCGAGTAA
- a CDS encoding DUF6517 family protein: protein MNRRRFIGGASVVGLGALAGCTNALGTVAPPEVPDEQLDEGGWEQTDRTEETVLDRSYGPVNVTAKSTTLLFSDTALASEVTDKTLDRIEGTMAIYAASHINFDPNLNNLPADIGKKEVVNEVESQARSQFEQQMRDQGLENVERVGEAEFTTDSGKNPGLATYRGEFPVGTIEFDTDGETFALDVGAIEVAGDVAVWNEGDYVVVAGGAYPDENYADTVTRDLSDAITVTVDVDLGLTPDEYREETRRLMAATK, encoded by the coding sequence ATGAACCGCCGCAGATTCATCGGGGGAGCGAGCGTCGTCGGGCTCGGCGCTCTGGCTGGCTGTACGAACGCGCTCGGCACGGTCGCGCCGCCCGAGGTCCCGGACGAGCAGCTGGACGAGGGCGGCTGGGAGCAGACCGACCGCACCGAGGAGACGGTTCTCGACCGGTCCTACGGCCCCGTGAACGTCACCGCGAAGTCCACCACGCTGCTGTTCAGCGACACGGCGCTCGCGTCGGAGGTCACGGACAAGACCCTCGACCGCATCGAGGGGACGATGGCCATCTACGCGGCCTCACACATCAACTTCGACCCGAACCTCAACAACCTCCCGGCGGACATCGGCAAGAAGGAGGTCGTCAACGAAGTGGAGAGCCAGGCCCGCTCGCAGTTCGAACAGCAGATGCGCGACCAGGGCCTCGAGAACGTCGAGCGCGTCGGCGAGGCCGAGTTCACCACGGACTCCGGGAAGAACCCGGGACTGGCGACGTACCGCGGCGAGTTCCCAGTCGGCACCATCGAGTTCGACACGGACGGTGAGACGTTCGCGCTCGACGTCGGTGCAATCGAAGTGGCCGGCGATGTCGCGGTCTGGAACGAGGGCGACTACGTCGTCGTCGCCGGTGGTGCCTACCCGGACGAGAACTACGCCGACACCGTGACCCGCGACCTCTCGGACGCAATCACCGTCACTGTCGACGTCGACCTCGGGCTGACGCCGGACGAGTACCGCGAGGAGACCCGGCGTCTGATGGCAGCGACGAAGTGA
- a CDS encoding dihydrodipicolinate synthase family protein — MQGLGVPLATPFDDDGDVDHDALGALAEWVTDRGVDFLVPCGSNSEAELLTADERTAVVETVADAAPDDVPVLAGTGAPGLRETLELTEGAAGAGADGALVVTPFYFDHGDDDVAAYYRAVADDAPIPVFLYSVPKYTGYTLPPAVAGDLADHPNVAGMKDSGGDLAAFQRTRARTADADFDLLVGSGGVFAPALDAGADGGVLALANVAPEVASEILDAHRSGDDDRARNLNRAAVDLNHAVTAGHGVAGLKAAMRSRGAPAGTVRSPHRPVDDDTAADLAALVDDAL, encoded by the coding sequence ATGCAGGGACTCGGCGTACCGCTGGCGACACCGTTCGACGACGACGGCGACGTGGACCACGACGCGCTCGGCGCGCTCGCCGAGTGGGTGACCGACCGGGGCGTGGACTTTCTCGTCCCCTGCGGGTCGAACAGCGAGGCGGAACTGCTAACGGCCGACGAGCGCACGGCCGTCGTCGAGACGGTCGCGGACGCCGCGCCGGACGACGTGCCCGTGCTCGCCGGGACGGGTGCGCCCGGTCTCCGTGAGACCCTCGAACTTACCGAGGGCGCGGCCGGCGCGGGTGCCGACGGCGCGCTCGTCGTCACGCCGTTCTACTTCGACCACGGCGACGACGACGTGGCCGCCTACTACCGGGCAGTCGCGGACGACGCCCCGATTCCGGTCTTTCTCTACAGCGTCCCGAAGTACACCGGCTACACGCTTCCGCCCGCGGTGGCCGGTGACCTCGCCGACCACCCGAACGTCGCCGGAATGAAAGACTCTGGGGGCGACCTCGCCGCGTTCCAGCGGACGCGCGCTCGCACCGCCGACGCTGACTTCGACCTCCTGGTCGGCAGCGGCGGCGTGTTCGCGCCCGCGCTGGACGCCGGCGCGGACGGCGGCGTGCTGGCGCTCGCGAACGTCGCGCCCGAAGTCGCCAGCGAGATACTGGACGCCCACCGCAGCGGCGACGACGACCGCGCACGTAACCTGAACCGCGCGGCCGTCGACCTCAACCACGCCGTCACGGCCGGCCACGGCGTCGCCGGGCTCAAAGCCGCGATGCGCTCCCGCGGCGCGCCCGCGGGCACCGTGCGCTCGCCGCACCGCCCGGTCGACGACGACACCGCGGCCGACCTCGCCGCGCTTGTCGACGACGCGCTGTGA
- a CDS encoding sialidase family protein, giving the protein MTDHTRRTFLRGAGAATAALAGVPLTVSAADGDSWTVAETPTGNTLYDVAYAADGAYAVGAGGVVLERTDRGWRKLLDGGPTGNGNSLHGLDVTDDGDRLWFAGSSGAIGEYDIPARTLYSHSAPMDITNNFNGVAVRGEAGSANVYVAGDSGKIYYSFENGATGTWDYVTPGSGSAVNAIDFHGPRSGHAVDGNKTVFVTDDGVTWEKLGIENANVNFYGVDSDGDGDVTVSAGGGVVHNWNGSSWTPEDTGDAGLRDVEADGVDALTVGGGGAVYRRDSAGWTREATPTGQNLTAVTPVDSSIELAVGAGGTILER; this is encoded by the coding sequence ATGACCGACCACACACGACGGACGTTCCTGCGCGGCGCTGGCGCTGCGACCGCCGCGCTCGCAGGCGTCCCCCTGACAGTATCGGCCGCCGACGGAGACAGCTGGACCGTCGCAGAAACCCCGACCGGGAACACCCTCTACGACGTCGCCTACGCGGCCGACGGTGCGTACGCCGTCGGTGCCGGCGGCGTCGTCCTGGAGCGCACGGACCGCGGCTGGCGGAAGCTCCTCGACGGCGGCCCGACGGGCAACGGGAACAGCCTCCACGGGCTGGACGTCACCGACGACGGCGACCGCCTCTGGTTCGCCGGGTCCTCCGGCGCTATCGGCGAGTACGACATCCCCGCGCGGACGCTGTACAGCCACTCCGCGCCGATGGACATCACGAACAACTTCAACGGGGTCGCCGTCCGGGGCGAAGCCGGCTCGGCGAACGTCTACGTCGCCGGCGACTCGGGGAAGATATACTACAGCTTCGAGAACGGCGCGACCGGCACCTGGGACTACGTCACGCCCGGGAGCGGGAGCGCCGTCAACGCCATCGACTTCCACGGCCCGCGCTCCGGGCACGCCGTCGACGGCAACAAGACAGTCTTCGTCACTGACGACGGCGTGACGTGGGAGAAGCTCGGCATCGAGAACGCGAACGTGAACTTCTACGGCGTCGACAGCGACGGCGACGGCGACGTCACCGTCTCCGCGGGCGGCGGCGTGGTGCACAACTGGAACGGCTCGTCGTGGACGCCCGAGGACACCGGCGACGCCGGCCTGCGCGACGTGGAGGCCGACGGCGTCGACGCGCTCACGGTCGGCGGTGGCGGCGCGGTCTACCGCCGCGACAGCGCCGGCTGGACGCGGGAAGCGACGCCGACCGGCCAGAACCTCACGGCCGTGACGCCCGTCGACAGCAGCATCGAACTCGCCGTCGGCGCGGGCGGCACCATCCTCGAACGGTGA
- a CDS encoding PAS domain-containing sensor histidine kinase: MAASGPSDDRSVPDLDALAQDAEFFRSLVDNGSDAIVTIDEHSTIRYANQAVERVFGYAPEDLIGEKLTAVMPERFCADHFDAVDRYLDTGERQLDWSNIELPAEHADGHEIPLSITFEEHVHEDDRVFSGIMRDISARKSYEETLESLQATARALMEARTSSAIGDCAVDAAVDVIGFPLASLYRHDAASNVLRPAAQSDDAVDLFGEAPTLADGSLAWQAFQSGDPAEYHEDDDRDVPVHRPDGPVAAEYAVPLGDHGVLLVADTDTANFDDHTKHLVRILAANTEAALARAEREAERERQNERLERFASIVSHDLRDPIQSARATTALAKAGDETALDDLETIFDRMEELVEDVLTLAKHGQAVGETEPVSLAAVADDAWSTAGTDDATLDVDPDLPTLQADGERLRTLLENLFRNSVTHGGDAVTVTLGPTDDGFYVADDGAGFGDADPEQLFDYGYTTSEDGTGFGLSIVRDVVTAHGWTIEASESAAGGARFDVHPR, translated from the coding sequence ATGGCCGCCTCGGGACCGTCAGACGACCGCAGCGTCCCAGATCTCGACGCACTCGCCCAGGACGCGGAGTTCTTCCGCTCGCTGGTCGACAACGGGTCGGACGCCATCGTCACTATCGACGAACACAGCACCATCCGGTACGCCAACCAGGCGGTCGAGCGCGTCTTCGGGTACGCACCGGAGGACCTGATCGGCGAGAAACTCACCGCTGTCATGCCCGAGCGATTCTGCGCCGACCACTTCGACGCCGTCGACCGCTACCTCGACACCGGCGAACGCCAACTCGACTGGAGCAACATCGAGTTGCCCGCCGAACACGCCGACGGCCACGAGATTCCGCTCTCGATCACGTTCGAGGAACACGTCCACGAGGACGACCGCGTGTTCTCCGGCATCATGCGGGACATCTCCGCCCGGAAGTCCTACGAGGAGACGCTCGAATCCCTCCAGGCCACGGCGCGAGCGCTGATGGAGGCCCGCACCAGTTCGGCCATCGGCGACTGCGCCGTGGACGCCGCCGTCGACGTCATCGGCTTCCCGCTGGCCTCCCTGTACCGCCACGACGCCGCCAGCAACGTGCTGCGACCGGCCGCACAGAGCGACGACGCGGTCGACCTCTTCGGGGAGGCACCGACGCTCGCGGACGGCAGCCTCGCGTGGCAGGCGTTCCAGTCCGGCGACCCGGCGGAGTACCACGAGGACGACGACCGCGACGTCCCCGTCCACCGCCCCGACGGGCCGGTCGCCGCCGAGTACGCCGTCCCGCTCGGCGACCACGGCGTCCTGCTCGTCGCGGACACCGACACCGCCAACTTCGACGACCACACGAAACACCTCGTGCGCATCCTCGCGGCGAACACGGAGGCCGCGCTCGCCCGCGCCGAACGCGAAGCCGAACGCGAACGACAGAACGAGCGCCTCGAACGGTTCGCGAGCATCGTCTCCCACGACCTCAGAGACCCCATCCAGTCCGCCCGGGCCACCACCGCGCTCGCGAAAGCCGGCGACGAGACGGCTCTCGACGACCTCGAAACCATCTTCGACCGCATGGAGGAACTCGTCGAGGACGTTCTCACGCTCGCCAAGCACGGCCAGGCCGTCGGCGAGACGGAGCCGGTCTCGCTGGCAGCGGTCGCCGACGACGCGTGGTCGACCGCCGGCACCGACGACGCCACGCTCGACGTCGACCCCGACCTCCCGACGCTGCAGGCGGACGGCGAACGCCTCCGCACACTCCTCGAGAACCTCTTCCGGAACTCGGTGACACACGGCGGTGACGCCGTCACGGTCACGCTCGGCCCCACCGACGACGGCTTCTACGTCGCCGACGACGGGGCCGGCTTCGGCGACGCCGACCCCGAACAGCTCTTCGACTACGGCTACACGACCAGCGAGGACGGCACGGGCTTCGGCCTGAGCATCGTCCGGGACGTCGTCACGGCCCACGGCTGGACCATCGAGGCGTCCGAATCCGCGGCCGGTGGAGCCCGCTTCGACGTTCACCCGAGGTGA
- a CDS encoding response regulator: MDSRTPDDTDTATTTDTDDRPVVLAVDDEPRVVEAFALWLEDDYRVLTATSGEEALEVADDSVDVALLDRQMPGTTGDEVLEELRNRGLDCRVAMVTGVDPDFDIVELPFEEYVQKPVDGDALHDVVGRLLDLEQYDDSVDDLYAVVQKRVTLEAELPDSALEDNDEYQRLRDRERDLQNETQSVIEDLDDDEFAKLF; the protein is encoded by the coding sequence ATGGACTCACGCACACCCGACGACACGGACACCGCGACGACTACGGACACCGACGACCGCCCGGTCGTCCTCGCTGTCGACGACGAACCACGCGTCGTCGAGGCGTTCGCCCTCTGGCTGGAGGACGACTACCGCGTGCTGACCGCCACCAGCGGCGAGGAGGCCCTCGAGGTGGCCGACGACAGCGTCGACGTGGCGCTGCTCGACCGACAGATGCCGGGGACGACCGGCGACGAGGTCCTCGAAGAACTCCGGAACCGGGGACTCGACTGCCGGGTGGCGATGGTCACCGGCGTCGACCCCGACTTCGACATCGTCGAGTTGCCCTTCGAGGAGTACGTCCAGAAGCCCGTCGACGGCGACGCGCTCCACGACGTGGTCGGCCGCCTGCTCGACCTCGAACAGTACGACGACTCCGTCGACGACCTCTACGCGGTCGTCCAGAAGCGCGTGACGCTCGAAGCCGAACTCCCCGACTCCGCGCTCGAAGACAACGACGAGTACCAGCGACTCCGCGACCGCGAACGCGACCTCCAGAACGAGACCCAGTCGGTCATCGAGGACCTCGACGACGACGAGTTCGCGAAGCTCTTCTAG
- a CDS encoding class I SAM-dependent methyltransferase, whose protein sequence is MSEPEGFSAPLAAFYEATHDYGDVGDEGFYVGAATAADGPVLEGACGSGRLYLEFCRQGVDADGFDASTPMLSLLREQAAREGLSPAVWQADLRTVGADRTYELAVVPYNSMCVLQTVDDQLAALRSLYDVLADGGRLLFDVYVPRYEVVAESFGEWHSVREFEYGDETLTGRSRAILADETAQTYRTEQELRDAGGEVVARDEFVLSHLPAQQVELLARQSPFTEWTVNGGFDGQPLGDGDDVQVWELVK, encoded by the coding sequence GTGAGCGAACCAGAGGGGTTTTCTGCACCGCTGGCAGCGTTCTACGAGGCCACCCACGACTACGGTGACGTGGGCGATGAGGGGTTCTACGTCGGCGCGGCGACGGCGGCTGACGGACCCGTACTGGAGGGAGCCTGCGGGAGCGGCCGGCTCTATCTGGAGTTCTGTCGACAGGGCGTCGACGCCGACGGCTTCGACGCGTCCACCCCGATGCTGTCACTGCTCCGCGAACAGGCGGCCAGAGAGGGGTTGTCGCCGGCGGTCTGGCAGGCGGACCTGCGGACGGTCGGGGCCGACCGGACGTACGAGCTGGCAGTAGTGCCGTACAACTCGATGTGCGTCCTCCAGACCGTTGACGACCAGCTCGCGGCGCTGCGCTCGCTGTACGACGTGCTGGCCGACGGCGGTCGCCTGCTGTTCGACGTTTACGTCCCTCGCTACGAGGTTGTCGCGGAGTCGTTCGGTGAGTGGCACAGTGTCCGGGAGTTCGAGTACGGCGACGAGACGCTGACTGGCCGGTCGCGGGCCATACTCGCCGACGAGACGGCACAGACCTACCGCACCGAACAGGAGCTCCGCGACGCTGGCGGCGAGGTCGTCGCCCGAGACGAGTTCGTACTCTCGCACCTGCCAGCCCAGCAGGTCGAGTTGCTCGCCCGACAGTCCCCGTTCACCGAGTGGACGGTCAACGGTGGGTTCGACGGACAGCCGCTCGGTGACGGGGACGACGTGCAGGTCTGGGAGCTGGTGAAGTGA
- a CDS encoding DUF7114 family protein, translating to MDEAEQVSAAAREAVADVEPDGLRAVIDDHVASSSMLPGVLTVLSARVVDGAVDDHAASRRAAGVQLIYDGLRVTRSLVAAEPWTHADADDPTADLDILAADVLVARGFRLLARTEAAEQAVETVRAFGREQTDQHADRTPTDRGLEANVFELAAIAGGSTSGSEAPVPLRQYLVGLADNHGEPPLPDSGDALPEGVEDVMARVGTQTGDDRVGTPSVGDR from the coding sequence ATGGACGAGGCCGAGCAGGTAAGTGCCGCCGCCAGAGAGGCCGTCGCGGACGTCGAACCCGACGGGCTCCGGGCGGTCATCGACGACCACGTCGCGTCGTCCTCGATGCTTCCGGGCGTCCTGACCGTTCTCAGCGCCCGCGTCGTCGACGGTGCGGTCGACGACCACGCCGCATCCCGACGAGCAGCCGGTGTGCAGCTCATCTACGACGGGCTGCGCGTCACGCGCTCGCTGGTCGCCGCCGAGCCGTGGACGCACGCCGACGCCGACGACCCGACGGCCGACCTCGACATCCTCGCCGCCGACGTGCTCGTCGCACGGGGATTCCGGCTGCTCGCGCGCACCGAGGCTGCCGAGCAGGCCGTCGAGACCGTTCGGGCGTTCGGCCGCGAGCAGACCGACCAGCACGCCGACCGCACGCCGACCGACCGCGGCCTGGAGGCGAACGTCTTCGAGCTCGCCGCCATCGCCGGCGGTTCGACGTCCGGCTCCGAAGCGCCGGTGCCGCTCCGGCAGTACCTCGTGGGCCTCGCCGACAACCACGGCGAACCGCCGCTGCCGGACTCCGGCGACGCGCTCCCGGAGGGCGTCGAGGACGTGATGGCGCGAGTCGGCACCCAGACGGGGGACGACCGGGTCGGCACGCCGTCCGTCGGCGACCGCTGA
- a CDS encoding enoyl-CoA hydratase/isomerase family protein, translating into MLSVTDGDHLREILLDRPAKRNALTRDGLDRLRECVESAAQPVVYVHGAGDAFSAGADLDTVQRLDGESGQAFARRGQRTMNAIADADSVVVAGVDGPARGGGVELALACDVRVCTPRASFAETGVTLGLFGAWGGTRRLRQAVGSTHAADLSLSGRAVDADEAREMGLVSRVVDDPRRVAEEIAANDPDALRELTPLLRVDGDRETTDDREAAAFGRLLDE; encoded by the coding sequence ATGCTCTCGGTGACCGACGGCGACCACCTGCGCGAGATTCTCCTCGACCGGCCGGCCAAGCGAAACGCTCTCACGCGCGACGGACTGGACCGCCTCCGAGAGTGCGTCGAGTCGGCCGCCCAGCCCGTCGTCTACGTCCACGGTGCTGGCGACGCGTTCAGCGCCGGTGCCGACCTCGACACAGTCCAGCGTCTGGACGGCGAATCCGGGCAGGCGTTCGCCCGCCGCGGCCAGCGCACGATGAACGCTATCGCGGACGCCGACAGCGTCGTGGTCGCGGGCGTCGACGGCCCCGCCCGGGGTGGCGGCGTCGAACTCGCGCTCGCCTGCGACGTCCGCGTCTGCACGCCGCGCGCGTCGTTCGCGGAGACCGGAGTCACTCTCGGCCTGTTCGGTGCCTGGGGCGGCACCCGGCGGCTCCGGCAGGCGGTCGGCTCCACGCACGCCGCCGACCTCTCGCTCTCGGGTCGAGCCGTCGACGCGGACGAAGCCCGAGAGATGGGGCTGGTCTCCCGGGTCGTCGACGACCCGCGGCGGGTCGCCGAAGAGATTGCGGCCAACGACCCGGACGCGCTCCGAGAACTGACGCCGCTGCTGCGGGTGGACGGCGACCGGGAGACGACCGACGACCGCGAAGCGGCGGCGTTCGGCCGACTGCTCGACGAATAG